AGATCTGGCCAAAGAAGGTGATAGCCCTGTAGATTCGTTCCAAGGTTCGATCCTTCCCAGTAAAACGCGGTGTGTTCGAATGATGATCGCTTTTACGCGATAAAGGGGGAGTAATCCTAAGTGGGGGACCACCCTCTAAGCCTAAGATatggcatgcaccctagttcgcatagtACGCAAGAGGCACACCTACGTAAGACCTAACGCGCGTCAAATTGGTAAATTCTTAGAGATACGAGTCAGGGGCAATGAGAAGACATGTCCGCTGGAGATTGTTAGGCAAACAACCTAATGGTTTCCAGTAAGGGGTGTAAAAATACAATCAGCGCGCCGAAGGTAGACGGTTGATCTACAGGTGATCGGTGTGTCTGGAGCGTATCCGATCACATCGGTTGTCAAGTCCTCGCTACGATACACTCGGTTTCAAAGATCACTTAGGGTGTGATACCGTAAGCATTATCCATATCGGCGAAGGGATAACaggtcacgaaaacaactgattgtaAGAATACACCGGATGATAATAGCTCAACTGTAACAGTTAGGGAtacgcttccttgaaggggcagtcAGGGGGAGTATaaaaggacgacaccctccatttgGGAGCTGAACGACCATAAATACTATGTATATCACTAGTGATAAAATTATTCTTTCTCTGTATCATAAGTGATACTATGTCttgatttatttattatttggtcATTAGGTTGTATTGTAGGCTTTCCTGCAGTTACATATATAACTGGTAATAGATTCCATAGCATCGGAAATATCAAATTATCCTTCAAAGCAAGTACCATATGGAACGAAGAATGAAACTGGTGTCCTTTAGGATTTTTCCTAGCAAGCATGATTGATAGATAATAACCATGTGCATTGCTAAGCTTTGTTGCAGTAAACCACCACTGATTATCTTCATAATTCCGGTGTGTCCTTTTAAGATCCCTTTTTTTGTAGCTTCATGGAATAACTTATGTAATTCCATAGATGACTTGAAGGTGATAGAGATCAGTTTTCCATGAGCATGAAATTCTGGTAGGTTTATGGGTGAATAAGGTGTTATAATAGTGCATGATAATATAAAGAATTTTCGTTCAATTGTGATAAACCGGTGTTCTGAAGCCATAGCTAGGTTTAAAATGTTCCAATGCAACTAATGTAAGAAACTAATCGCTAACAGGGGTGAAGAAATCAATTGTGTTAAACCGGTGTTCTGAAGCCATAGCTAGATTTAAAAGGTTCTATCCTTATAAATATGGATGGTGAACCACTGTCATGCCACCATACACTACTATTTTCAGCAACAACATTGGCGTCTTGCACTACTATGATAAGTTTGTCTTCGTCCATAattgtttcatttttattttgtttctttcGTAGACGACAGTCACGAACATAATGGTCGGGTTTCTTATAGAAGTAGCAATcgtccttcttctttttgttggGATGTTGCTTCTTAAACTAAGTATCATGCTTAGGTTTCAAAGCTTCCACAGAATTAACCTTAAaaaaattttcagtttttttattATCCTTAATTTATCATTTACGAAAGTCTTCTTCTATACGAAGATGATGCTATAAACCTTCTAAATCATAGTCATTTTCAACATGCTTAAGTTTATTTTTGTAACCATTCCaagaagaaggaagacgggaaatTATAACCCCAACAACAAAGCCATAACCAAGTTAAATTCCAGCATGCTTAAGATGATTAAcaatgagtaaaagttcactgacctgagaaataattgacttactgtcaaccattttAAAATCCATGAAGTTgtaaatcaggaatttcttgttacTTGCTttagaaatcttgtatttgttgtcaagcgTAGTCCATAATTCCTTTACAGACGCAATACTTCGATGAGACATTAGTTTCCAGggcattcaaaatatgaccacgacacataaAATCATCATCCTGACGCTTCATACATCTGGCCCTCAATTCAGCAGTCACATCATCTTTTAGGGAAGGAATTTCATCCAGTCCCTTTTCAATGATATACCACAACTTGATGTAATCAGGAAAATTTCATGGTCTCTTTCCAGAGGGTAAAATTCTCACCATCAAAATGTTCCAAGTGATTCAGATTTTGGTTCATAACCTGTAAGGATTGAGCAGTTGTGTTTGAAGATTCACACTCCATTATTgaagagataattgctgaaaacTATTGGGAAATGGGTACTCAGAGGATGAATTCAGAGAacagaaaagaatgttgtatcactggaGATTCAAGGCCTTGTGATTCTCTTCAGCAATTATTTTGACCTTTCTTAGAACATTGGCGAGTACAATCGGTCAGCGAAATATTGCTTTAaggatacaatgaagccctaacaacgttGTTGAATTCAAAGGTTGTACTCCCTTGATCTAACCAAGGTCACACACTAATAGAATCTGAAGATGCTTAGAGAAAAAGAGATTATGATGATTGCAATGGGAAGAATCCTTTATAATTCATAGAGGGTTTCCTTTTTGAGACGTCTGTTCATCACGCTATCAAAAGTCATCATCCATTAATAAAAAGAGACGCGACTGCAGAAAATTATACCAACATGCATACTCAAACAATATTGGCAAATATCCAACAATACCAGCATACAtacttaaacaatcttgagcaaTGGCTCCCGCAACCCCTTTATTTGGTATGAAACCAGCATTTACATTAATCTTGATGAATGATAAAGGGAGCGATCCCCTTTATGACTGTGGTTCGCCAAAGGATTCTGATCATAAGATCGTTCATCTACGGGAACACAAACACGCATCCTTGAAAACCACATCGTTTCTCATTCTTCATATGTATAGAAAGATAGAGACCCATTGTGAACTTTGCATCATTCCGATCATGCATCCACAAATAAATATTTCCCTAGCATCTCCAACATGTATAACGAACTCCATGGAAGCATTATTAATCATTCTCTGGAAGAATATCTGGCAAAGGGATAAGACGACAGAACACAACATCAAGCAAGAATAAGTTTCACTAGTTTAGATGGCAACTTCTACAAGAATTTTCCTGTTTTCACTCGGCTATTCTATTTCTACCTCATTTGAAGAACTGGTTATTGTTTTTTATATAGTAGTAGCTAAAAAGGAGAATGTAAATAGATCTAATATTCTGAGTATAAGCTGAAAGTTTTTATGTTCACTTTCTCCTTATTGAGTTTCCCAATATCACAATCGAAAGCCAACTAACCTAAAACACCGGCAACACAAAGCGATATAAGAAAGGAAACAATCATGCATAAGGGAACTTAACTGTCTAAATGTGCATCGATCCAAGAAATTAACATGCAAATGTTGAAATGCCTAAAACGTCCAACAGAAAAATAATGTGCGTCCAGtacatcaacaaaaaaaatgaagTGCGAAGCATTAAAATTTCACTGAGCATGCAAGCAACTAATTTAGTAACAGAATGAAATAGGTCTATGCATCAGTCTCTATATCATCCTTCCTCTGCTGTTTTCCAATAAAGATTTCCCTCGGTGCTGGATTTACATCATACCTTTTTTCTGAATTTAGACCCCCTTTCTCCAAGAGCTTCCAACGAAACAAAGCTGTTGACGTGTGGAAATACATAACCGAACTCGTTATCCATAAGCTTTTCCAAGGATGCAGTTTGTGGATTATAACAGAAGAGGCAACCCTTGTAGCGCATTAGAACTTCACCACTATTCGTAAGGGCACAAGGCTCTGCTCCACTTTCACCTATTGGTATGCTGAACTCCTTAATCCAGCTCAATAAGTCGTAATTGTCCTGCTCATTCACATCAGAACTACTGCTTTCCCCTGTCTTTCTTAAGAACCATATGTCTAAACATTCATCTCTCTTTTCATGAACAAAACACAAGCATCCTCCCAATACCTGAAGTCGAAGACAGTCTCCGTAAAAACTTGTTGAACGGACAAAAGGTGGTGGTTGGAGCAAGTATACGTTCTCCTTAGCCAAATCAAAGGACACAATCTTCCATTCCTTGTTAAACCAGTGAAGTGCTCCGTTTGCCAACGTATCAAAGGGGGATCGATAATCAGACATACTCCGATAAGGGTACCCCTTACGAGGTCGCAATGAGTGAGTGGTTGTTCCCGTCACTCTCCAACCGCTGCCACTGCCTACTGTGTACACCTCGATCCGCCCCAGATGAGTTGTTTTGGTATAGTGGATTTTTACGATTTTGTACTTGTTAGTAGAAGGATGGTAACCAAAACCACATACTATAAACTCAGAGTAGTCGACGACGTTGTCTCTTTTGATTACTCGTGGAATATTTACATATTCTCCCGTGATAGGATTACAGATATAGCTAGGTTCAAGGACATAAAAACGATAGTTTTCAGAAAAGCAAATCAGTCCGTTGCATGTACCAATGACTGACTTACCAACAGTGGGAGGTTGGTTGATCTTCCTAAGTTTATTACGAGTCTGGTTATTGAACTCTCCATAATAAAGCTGGTTGCGGCGTTCCAGTGTAAATGTAAAGCAGAAAAGAAGTCCAACGGGAATATTAGAATCAGTATGCGAAGGAAGACTTGGGTAATTGTTACCGTTCAGCAGTGATAATTGGTGTAGTATGTGTGTCTGAGCAAAGGAAGGTTGACAAAGCAGGTTCTTACACGTTTTGCATTTGCACACTTGTTTTCAAAGTAAGATCTGATGGGAGAATCGTCTTCATGCATCTATGCATCTTTAGGCAAATCGCTTTTGTGTCTTTCATGTTTTACTCCTACTCCAACTGTAAAACAAATGCTAATTGTTAATATCATGTTTTACATATACTTCCGTACAACAAGATGATAATAAGTTCTGAAAAGCTTTAAAATTGGCATGAACTTGGCTGTGCCGGCACATATAACACTTAGAAGACAGGAGGGACACCATTGGTCCTCTACTAGCGCAATGAAATATATGCACTGAAGCCAACATTTGTCCATGAGGGGCAAGTGCCCCCATAGCCTATGCTGCCTCTTAACACTTAATAACCGAAGTTCTCCAAATCACTGTTGTCCCCTAATCCGCCAATCAAGACTAAAACTTTGGATCAAAAGAAAAAGATGCATTTGTCTACATCACTATAAAACCCTAATCCTACAAAATCAATAATCAAAGGAATCATGAAAATCAAACACCCTTAGAagaacaaaatcaagcactatTAGTGCGTTCCGAACTCTATCACGCCTAAGTTGTTTGGTAATagaagaacataaaaaaaaaaaaaaaaaaaaaaagcatgtaTGAAACATAAAATAGGATATGAAAACGTACCCTTAACAAGTTAATTGGATCAGGTCTTCaagcctttttcttttttgttcttcaCCTCTGTGAAATGATTAGGGGAAGAAGATCTTCGTATCTCATCGTTCAGTTTAGGTATTTATCGAGGGGAAGAAGATCTTCTAATAGTATCAGGTATTTTAGGTAGTTATGTATTCGAGCGCGGGAATATGTTTTGGGAGTCGTTGCTGAAACGAATGTGTCAAAATGGGGAGGGAGAGGTGGATCCGTTGGAGACGGTAACATTGACACGTTCATGGatattctttgatatttttcctttttaataAATTTGGTGTTGGGGGGTTTGGCGGAAAAAATTTGAGAGCGAGGTCAAA
This portion of the Papaver somniferum cultivar HN1 chromosome 11, ASM357369v1, whole genome shotgun sequence genome encodes:
- the LOC113321046 gene encoding uncharacterized protein LOC113321046, whose translation is MSDYRSPFDTLANGALHWFNKEWKIVSFDLAKENVYLLQPPPFVRSTSFYGDCLRLQVLGGCLCFVHEKRDECLDIWFLRKTGESSSSDVNEQDNYDLLSWIKEFSIPIGESGAEPCALTNSGEVLMRYKGCLFCYNPQTASLEKLMDNEFGYVFPHVNSFVSLEALGERGSKFRKKV